Genomic window (Pseudomonadota bacterium):
GGCTATCGAGGCGTCCCGGTTCGGTGACGATCAGTCGGCTTGGATCACTCGCCGCGCGGAAGGCCCGCAAGCGCGGCACGAAGCGCTGCTCCCCGCGCAAGGCCACCTCATCCTCAGGGTCGTCCGCGACGATCTCCCGGGCGAGGCTCTGCGTCGATACGCCGTCGTCCACGTCGATCCAACGTACGCGTAGGCCTGGCTGCTCCAGACGCAGGGTGCGCGCAAGACCAGTGAGCGTGGCCTCGGCCGCTGCGCCGTTGCCGTTCTCGAGCGCATCGCCGCGATCACCGGCTGCCACCGCACCCTTGGTCACGAAGGTGATCCGCTGGTCGCGGCTTGCCTCCGCGCGCGCATCGGCGTGCGTCGCGAGCCGATCCGCCAACCAGGCATGTGTACACTCAAGCGCGTCCGCCAGCACCGACTCACATTCCTCAGCGAACCCGCCAGAACCGTCCCGCGGGGCCGCCATCACCACTGCGCCATGGCTGGCAGCTCCTGGCAATGTGTCATCTGCCGCTGCCGACCCGGGAATGCCGGCGAGGGCCGCCTCCAGCTGCGGCCACAGCCCAGCAGCCGAGAGCATGTTCCACCTACACGAGGCACTCGCGACGCTCGATGGCACCTGCGCAACGATGATCGCCTGCTCCAAATCGCTAGCGCGCGCTCCGCCTAGGCGTGCCACGTTGGAGAACCCTGCATCGCGTAGCGCTCGGGTCCAGCCCTCGGCATCTACGAGCGGATGCGAATCACGGTACTGGTCAGGCTCGAAGCACCACCACCCATCGGTCAGCCCGAAGGTGAGATCCAGCCAACCGAGGCGACGGGTGCCTTCGAGCAGCACCAGCCAGCCGCCGGGCACCAACAGTTCACGGACGTTGCGCAAGGTCTCACCGAACGACGGTGTGGCGTGCAGGACGTTCGCGGCAATGACGATATCGGTCTGCCGCACAGCGAGGCGCTGGGCCTGGGGCTCTCGGCTGATGTCGAGTACCTGCCCCTGCACGCGCCTGTATCGGCGCGAAAGGCGCTCCACGGCTGCTTGCACCAGCGGCGCGCCGATGTCCGTAAGCGTGTAGGCGCCACGCGCCGCCGGGAGTGCCGCCAGCACCGGCTCGCTCGTCGCCCCGGTGCCGGCTCCAATCTCGAGCACGCGTAACCCCTCGTCAGGCGACAGGGCGCAGAGCGCCTGCGCCACCACGCCGGCCACCTGCGCGTTCATCAAGCGCGGCCCGGCGGCCTCGCCGTAAATCGCGCGCAACTCGCTGGCATCACCGCCGGGAAAGAGCAGTTCCGCCACGGGATCGCAGGCGCCCGACAGCACCTCGGGCACGCGTTCGGCACAGCGTTCCAGGAGGCGGGATTCGACCTCGACCGCCGGCGACGAGACCCTGTCCGCAGGCACCTCGGGCGCCTCCGCCGCGAGTACCCGCAGGCGATCCAGTAAGCGCTGCGTCTTGGTGGATCGCGCGTGCCCAAGCGCTTCGATCTGCGGTACTAGCTGCTGGGCGAGCGTGCGCGACCGCGTCTCGAGCGCCGCCAATCCTTCACGATAGGCAGCCACTCCTTCATCGTGCGACAGCTGGTACTCAAACCCTGGCGCCAGTTCGTCGCACGCCGTGGACGGCGCCGGCAGGCGCGATAGCGGCCCGGCGAAGCGGCCACAGCGGACCCAATCGACGCGGTGCATGGCGTCGCGCACCTCGTCGCCATCGGCCGAGTCACCGAGACCAGGCACCGGCGCCAACTGCAAGCCGTCGATGGCCAGGACGAGGGCACCGTGTGCGCTACGCACCTCGAGCGCTGCCTCGCGGGCAGCAGTGAGGCGCACCGTGGCCTCGATGTGGCCTGTCCAGGTCTGATCGTTGGCGGGTGGCCAGTAGCGCAGTCTTCGCCAGCCCACCGGCAGGAGAGTTGACCGTTCGCGCACGAGCGGCGCAATAGCCTGCAGACACGCATCGAGGCGCGTCGGCGGCACCGGGCAGCGGCGTTCACTGCGCTGCTCGCTCGGCGCGATGCGCGCCACGGCCACGCGATCGGCATCCCCTTGTGTGCCGTGCACCCGCAAGCGCTCAAGGCCCTGGAAGGCGGAACCGTAGCGCAAACCGAGGTCCGCGAGATCCCTCCACAATCGGCGCACATCGATGGTCTCTTCACTGCCCGTGTCATCCGGTGACGCCGACGGCGTGCTATCGCGATCGAGGCTTTGCGCCAACGCAAGCAGGCCCGAGGCGTGCTCGGTCCACGCCGTGCCCTCGCCCTGCGCGCCATCCACCAGGGATGAGAGTACGCGCACCGTGTAGCTTTGCTCTCCTTCCTCCTCGACCACCGTGTGGAGCTTGACAGGTTCAGTCTCCGAGAGCGTCAACGCCGCCGTTAGCATCACGTCACGAACTTCAACCGCAGCGTCCGCACCCAGAACCACCCGACCGGCGGCCACCATCAGATCGGCAAACCCAGCCGCCGGCATCACCACGGCGTCGGCGACCCGGTGATCGGCGAGCCACGCAGGCACCTGCGCACCGATCACCGCTTCGAAGCGCCGCCCCGCCACCAAGGGCAGGTCTAGGGGGGCTCCCAGCAACGGATGGCTATGCCCCTTAGTGCGCGTCGCCACGCCCGCGGGGACCGCACGTTCGGCGAACCAATGGCGTGCCCGGTGGAACCGCACGCCCGGGAGCCGCCAAGCGCCTACAGGTATCGCCGCCATCGCACGCTCGCCGGTAACCGGCGCCCCCCGCACGAAAAGCTCCGCGAGGGTCTGTGCGACGCCGACGTCCTCGCGCGTCCCCTCGGGCAAGGGCGCTAGCCAGGCCGTCCGTTCGTCTTGCGCCGCATCGATGATCCCGCGCGCCAGCGTGAGCGTGCTCGCCCCAGGCCCGCTCTCGACCAGCGCCTCGATGCCTTGTGTTGTGAGGGCGCAGAGGCCTTCGCGGAAACGTACCGTGCGGCGCAAATGATCCACCCAGTACGCCGGCGTGGCCATCTCCGCCCCGCCGATCGCACCGGTGACGTTTGAGTACACAGGGCGATCAGGCGCGTGTAGGGTGAGGCCTGCGACAACCGCCCCAAAATCGTCGAGCACAGGATCGAGCAGCGGTGAGTGAAACGCATGGGAGACGTCGAGCCAGCGGTGCCGAACGCCATCAGCCGCCAGCGTCGCCGCGATAGGCTCCAGCGCATCGCGAGCACCTGACAGGACCGTTTGCTGTGGTCCGTTGTCCGCGGCCAGCGCGACACGCGGCTCCTGAGCAACAACATGTTCGCTAGCTTGCGCAGCACTCAGTGCCACCGCCAACATGCCCCCACCGGACGGCAACGCCGCGACCAGCGCCGCCCGCCGCGCGACCAAACGCAGGCCGTCCTCCCAGCTGAAGACGCCGGCCAGACACGCGGCCACGTACTCGCCGACGCTGTGCCCGATGAGTGCCGCCGGCGGCACGCCACGCGCCATCAGCGTCTGCGCAAGACTCACTTCCACGGCGAACAGCGCTGGCTGCGTGTAGCGCGTATCCGCGAGGGCCTCGCGCCCTGCATCGCCCGCCGTACTCAGCAGTTTGATCAGCGAGAAGCCTGCGCACTGCGCCAGAATGGCTTCACACGCGTCTAGCCGCTGTCGGAAGGCGGCGTCGCGCGCGTAGAGATTCATCCCCATTCCCGCTCGTTGACTGCCCTGCCCTGGGAAGGCGAAGGCAATCCGTGGGCGGCCTGGATCGATCGCCGCCAGTGCCTCCGAGGCCGCGGGTGGGAGTATCACGCGCGTATCCGCTTCGCCATGAGCGAACTTGCGCAGCGCCGTGATCGCTGTGGCCTCGTCACGAGCCACCAGCGCCATGCGCGCATCGAATCGTGGGCGACCCTGGTTGGCTTGACGCGCGAGCGCTTCGAGTGTGACCTTCCGAGTACTCAGCGCCTCAGCCGCCGCCGCGGCAAGCCCGGCTAGTGCATCGCGATCACGCTCGCAAAGCCACACCCCCACGGCCGTTGCGACATCCGTGCTGATACCCGCGACCGAGGTGCCCGCTGCTTGATCGGCAGGCGCCACGCACGCGGCAGCCGGTGCTTCCTCCAGCACCACATGGGCGTTGGTGCCGCCGAAGCCGAAGGAACTCACGCCGGCGCGGCGCCGGCGCGGGCCCCGCGGCCAATCGGCACTGTCCGCCTGCACTTGCAACGCCCCATCGGAGCCCTCCCCCGGCGCTACCAAAGGCGCGTGGGGATTCGGTGCCTCGAAATGGCACTGCCCGGGCAACCGCTCCGTGGCCAAGCTAAGCACTACCTTGATTAGCCCAGCGATCCCAGCGGCTGCCTCCAGGTGCCCGATGTTGCTCTTGACCGAGCCAACGCGCAGGGGCGCCGGGCGGTCGCCTTCAGGCAGTCCGAACACTCGTGCCAGCGCATGCGCCTCGATCGGGTCGCCAAGGGACGTGGCCGTGCCGTGCGCCTCTATGTAGTCGAGCTGGTGAGGTTGCAGGCGGGCGCGGGTGAGCGCGGCGCGCATCACCGCTTCCTGAGCGTGACCATTCGGCGCGGTCATCCCGTTCGATCGGCCGTCCTGATTGACTGCGCTGCCACGGATGACCGCCATTACTCGATCACCGTCGGCCAGCGCCTTCTCAAGAGGCTTCAAGACCACCACGCCACAACCTTCCCCACGAACGTAACCGTCGGCGCGAGCATCGAAGGTGCGGCAACGTGCGCCGGGCGACAACATCCCCGCCTCGGCAAAGACCTCCGATAGGTCTGGTGATAGCAGCAGATTGACGCCACCGACCAGCGCAGCGGAACACTCGCCACGCGCCAGGCTCGCGCAGGCCTGGTGGACGGCCACCAGCGATGACGAACAGGCCGTATCCACCGCCAGGCTTGGCCCGCGCAGGTCGAAGCGATAGGACAGGCGGTTCGCGGCGACGCTCATGGCGTTGCCGGTACCGGCATGGACTGGCATGCGACCTTCCGCACCGCCGCCGTCGGCGACTAGCAAGCGGGCGTAATCCTGCGAACTGATGCCGATGAAGACACCCGTGTTGGTCCCGGCGAGTTCCTTGGGCGCAATCGCCGCATCCTCAAGGGCGCGCCAGGCTGTCTCCAGCAACAGCCGCTGCTGAGGGTCTGTGTGGCGTGCCTCGCGGGGCGATAGGCCGAAGAGCGCCGTTTCGGCCGCATCGATGTCAGGAAGAAAGCCGCCCTCTGCTAACGTCGGTGTTCGCTCCGCCGCATCCCGCCAGCGGTCGGCAGCGGGCCGTGTGCTAGGCACCGGTCCAATGGCATCGCGCCCTGCCACCAGCCCCTCGAACCACTGCCAGGCGTCCTCGCCCCCCGGAAAGCGCGCCGCCACACCGATGACCGCGACGGCATCCTCAGCCGCATCCGTACTTGGTGCGTCGGGTGTAGCGCTTTGGCGTGCTGCTCCAGTTAAAGACAGATGGGCAGCTAGGGCGTCGATCGTGGGAAAGTCGTAGAGCAGCGTGGGCGGCAGATGTCGTCCCACCCATGCGCCGAGGCGCTCCACGAGCCGCACACCTTCAAGGGAGTCTATCCCATACGCTGCCCAGGGTTCGCCCGCCGTAATGGCGCCGGGCGCTACGCCGCTCGCCTGCGCCACCTCTGCGATCAGGCGCTGGCGCAGGGCCGCCAGCGAGTGGGGTGCGTCGTGCGTAGGGAGCGGCCCGGTGTCCTGAGCGATGTCGGCTTTCGGTACCGTCCATCGAGCGAGCTCCCGGAGACCGCCATCCACCAATGCGTCGCGGGTCGCGAGGCGCATGACCTTGCCGCTGGAGGTCCGTGGCAGCGCGCCGGGACGCAGCAACACCACCGCGTGGCAATCCACCGCGTGGGCATCGACGACAGCCCGCCGGATCGCCTTACCGATACGTTCAGCGTCCGTGTTGCGCCGGGCGGTTCGGGTCACCTCGGCCACGACCACGAGCCGCTCCCCGTCGCCGCTGGCACCTTCGCCCGACTCACCAGCAGCTGCATCGTCGAGCGCACCCTCGGGCACGGCGATCGCCGCCACAGCGCCTTGCTGAAGCGCCTCATCTACGCCCG
Coding sequences:
- a CDS encoding SDR family NAD(P)-dependent oxidoreductase; its protein translation is MSADFVKMLRERAQRSPERVAFRFLADGETEVHVMTLGALEHRVLKLAERLVSEVEARGERVLILVPPGELFVVAFFACLYAGSVAVPVAPPRRARGDGKLRAICDRANAAVVVSTNELWDRVLAGDELTHAQRDALRWLDIEAEATGSASPEFSPIEVSARDLAFLQFTSGSTGNPKGVQISHANLLANARALAERFGDTEETISVNWLPPYHDMGLIGGILQPIYLGAQTVIMSPNAFVQRPLRWLEAISTYGATTSGGPDFGYALCAEAAQSVSVEGIDLRSWTLAFTGAEPVRASTLARFARAFAPAGFDASAFYPCYGMAETTLFVSGGRRGAGANVLRVDAQELQQGRVNTIAEGGRQVVACGLPAVDDLLIVAPWGKEILGEGRVGEVWVRGPQVANGYYGDDEATQEAFGAILASADGPYLRTGDLGFLDDGQLFLTGRCKDLIILRGRNLYPADIEESVTGVDEALQQGAVAAIAVPEGALDDAAAGESGEGASGDGERLVVVAEVTRTARRNTDAERIGKAIRRAVVDAHAVDCHAVVLLRPGALPRTSSGKVMRLATRDALVDGGLRELARWTVPKADIAQDTGPLPTHDAPHSLAALRQRLIAEVAQASGVAPGAITAGEPWAAYGIDSLEGVRLVERLGAWVGRHLPPTLLYDFPTIDALAAHLSLTGAARQSATPDAPSTDAAEDAVAVIGVAARFPGGEDAWQWFEGLVAGRDAIGPVPSTRPAADRWRDAAERTPTLAEGGFLPDIDAAETALFGLSPREARHTDPQQRLLLETAWRALEDAAIAPKELAGTNTGVFIGISSQDYARLLVADGGGAEGRMPVHAGTGNAMSVAANRLSYRFDLRGPSLAVDTACSSSLVAVHQACASLARGECSAALVGGVNLLLSPDLSEVFAEAGMLSPGARCRTFDARADGYVRGEGCGVVVLKPLEKALADGDRVMAVIRGSAVNQDGRSNGMTAPNGHAQEAVMRAALTRARLQPHQLDYIEAHGTATSLGDPIEAHALARVFGLPEGDRPAPLRVGSVKSNIGHLEAAAGIAGLIKVVLSLATERLPGQCHFEAPNPHAPLVAPGEGSDGALQVQADSADWPRGPRRRRAGVSSFGFGGTNAHVVLEEAPAAACVAPADQAAGTSVAGISTDVATAVGVWLCERDRDALAGLAAAAAEALSTRKVTLEALARQANQGRPRFDARMALVARDEATAITALRKFAHGEADTRVILPPAASEALAAIDPGRPRIAFAFPGQGSQRAGMGMNLYARDAAFRQRLDACEAILAQCAGFSLIKLLSTAGDAGREALADTRYTQPALFAVEVSLAQTLMARGVPPAALIGHSVGEYVAACLAGVFSWEDGLRLVARRAALVAALPSGGGMLAVALSAAQASEHVVAQEPRVALAADNGPQQTVLSGARDALEPIAATLAADGVRHRWLDVSHAFHSPLLDPVLDDFGAVVAGLTLHAPDRPVYSNVTGAIGGAEMATPAYWVDHLRRTVRFREGLCALTTQGIEALVESGPGASTLTLARGIIDAAQDERTAWLAPLPEGTREDVGVAQTLAELFVRGAPVTGERAMAAIPVGAWRLPGVRFHRARHWFAERAVPAGVATRTKGHSHPLLGAPLDLPLVAGRRFEAVIGAQVPAWLADHRVADAVVMPAAGFADLMVAAGRVVLGADAAVEVRDVMLTAALTLSETEPVKLHTVVEEEGEQSYTVRVLSSLVDGAQGEGTAWTEHASGLLALAQSLDRDSTPSASPDDTGSEETIDVRRLWRDLADLGLRYGSAFQGLERLRVHGTQGDADRVAVARIAPSEQRSERRCPVPPTRLDACLQAIAPLVRERSTLLPVGWRRLRYWPPANDQTWTGHIEATVRLTAAREAALEVRSAHGALVLAIDGLQLAPVPGLGDSADGDEVRDAMHRVDWVRCGRFAGPLSRLPAPSTACDELAPGFEYQLSHDEGVAAYREGLAALETRSRTLAQQLVPQIEALGHARSTKTQRLLDRLRVLAAEAPEVPADRVSSPAVEVESRLLERCAERVPEVLSGACDPVAELLFPGGDASELRAIYGEAAGPRLMNAQVAGVVAQALCALSPDEGLRVLEIGAGTGATSEPVLAALPAARGAYTLTDIGAPLVQAAVERLSRRYRRVQGQVLDISREPQAQRLAVRQTDIVIAANVLHATPSFGETLRNVRELLVPGGWLVLLEGTRRLGWLDLTFGLTDGWWCFEPDQYRDSHPLVDAEGWTRALRDAGFSNVARLGGARASDLEQAIIVAQVPSSVASASCRWNMLSAAGLWPQLEAALAGIPGSAAADDTLPGAASHGAVVMAAPRDGSGGFAEECESVLADALECTHAWLADRLATHADARAEASRDQRITFVTKGAVAAGDRGDALENGNGAAAEATLTGLARTLRLEQPGLRVRWIDVDDGVSTQSLAREIVADDPEDEVALRGEQRFVPRLRAFRAASDPSRLIVTEPGRLDSLAEQPLERRAPRPQEVEIAVHATGLNFRDLLQCLGLLEGGYAGDLGDEHIPLGFECAGRVSAVGDGVEHVALGDAVIGAFTPGSLASHVTLPARYVVAKPPGLAWTDAAAAPTAWLTVWFALEDLARVGPGDVVLIHAAAGGVGLAAVRYAQSRGARVLATAHPSKWPALRAEGITHLASSRDDAFADAVRAWTDDRGADVVLNSLTGDLARASLAVTAHDGRFVELGRLDGIDADTAARERPDVSHFAFDLGQMAIAGDPRLDTLVDRLGDPDLATRLSLPTTVFAHDQGEAAMRTLQAGRHVGKVVLERPAPASVGAPAGIQSEGWYVISGGTGGLGIAVAQWLAGQGASHLALLARRPPGDDAAEAIAALQRSGVRVEVLSVDVAERAPLASALEQLRAAQGRIRGVIHAAGVLADAAVENMDAQRVREVLAPKLGGAINLAEETRDDGLEVFVAFSSSAALLGSPGQSNHAAANAVLDALASRQRLAGAPWLSIGWGAWSQIGAAARKRAGDRLAQVGIGEIAPEDGLRALAQALVCDASYVAVLPVDWRRFATHTLAERPFFEERLRAALVADGEATGGMPTLDFSGLDAHERKAVLQEHLRSEIAAVLGLAEAEQVQPRSRLMDLGMDSLMAVELRARLQRSLGVALQTTLLFDHPTVEALVEYLSEQVADDGGGMATDSVEHLDRRERGPDVHQEITDPAVQVSSRAPEGVVGAVMETLMSSPADDQSLVKEVEALSEEELLRRLRS